The DNA window GAATAGCTTCACATGCTCCTAAAATTTGTTGCTCAAATTGACAGCAGAATATAGATTATGCAATGCTATTTCAGAGATTTTCTTTGTGCAAGTGTATAATTGATGGCATTGAAAAGTGGCCATGTGTTTAATGACTTAAACTGCTATTACTGGTGTAGTATGCTCATACTAAGTTATTTagaagataaattaaaatttaaacactgctgtttattatttattttataatttaatattatttttatattttacacatCCACACATGTCTTTATTatgtattttgagttatattcACAACTGTACAGCCACTCCTTAGGATCTAACTGCGCCCATTGATATGAGCAAAGCAAACAACTTTCTCATATCATATTACACAACCGCCTCTCAGGATCTACTGATGACAATATACACAGTACAGCTATTTATAAGTATCTAAGTTGACATCCGCATTTCTCATCGACCTCTGGATGAAAACACCCAGAAATCAACTCTCCCCGAGTTGATCATCTCTACTTGTTAAAGGAACATAACGAACTGGAGTTTCATTCCGCGCACTAATAGAACCATCTTGCTTCTTGTCAATGATTTTCAGGTCCTGGAAAATGTTACCAACTGGAATCACCATTCTGCCACCAGGCTTCAACTGATCTAAAAGTGCTTGTGGAATTTCTGGTGCTGCTGCTCCTACATGTATGGCATCATACGGCGCAAACTCTGGCCAACCCTGTCTTCCATCTACCAGCAATAGCACATTACAGTTCagcaaatttgaaatttacaaGTCCTACGATTAAATACAACTAATTGTTCAAAATAACAATCTCCCGTTTCATTAagctttatttaaaaaaacataccGCCGACATGCATAGAGAGAAAACCTTCCTTCAACAACGGTGCTGCAGCACTTTTTTGGATATTCTTGATTGAAGAAATGACTAGTTCTGGAATATGTTCCATGCCAACAGCACGACCTTGTGGTCCGACCATAATGGCAAAGCATGCTGTCAAATACCCGGTACCTACAGGAGGGAAAAACAGGAGCTCTATGTCATTGTTTGCCCAATAGACAACCCCATGAGAACTGAAAGGATCAGCTTGGAGAGTAACAGAACCTGAGCCAACATCTAATGCATGCATGCCAGGTTTCAGATGCTCCTCCAACAACTGAAGACATGTTGCGTGCATATGAGGTGCGGAAATAGTAGCATTGTGTCCTATTGGCATTGCTCTGTCGACGTAAGCTAGAGTCGTATCTGGTACAAATAAAGCCCTGTCAATAGTTTCCATTACATCAGCCACCTTTTTGGAACTGATCACGCCATAAAGTTGTAAATTTTCCACTATCGTTTTGCTGGTATTGCTACCGCTTCCCGCCCAGGATTCCTGCAAATGTCAAAATAAGAATTTCAATGTCATGTTCGCAAGTAAGGAAACAAAGATCAGTCTGAAGACTAATGAACATCATGATATGATGCAAGAAGATCAAACCAAACAAAAGAATGAGAAAACACAAAACAAAGACCATAATTTTAAGGTGAAATTCATCTACTGTACCCCTACCCCAATAAAAATGACCAGTAGAACATAGCATGCCCGCAAAATTTGACAGGATTTCCCTAAAATTAATAAGCATACACCTATCCAAATGCGACGTTGAACGCAACAGCATACTCTTTTGTGAGGCACTGTGATAATTACAATCATGCATATGTACTAAACCTTACACCCATCAAGTTAATAGGTATCAACAAGCGAAATCGAAAAGCAATGATCACTTATTTAGAACAGCTTTCTCAGTAACTGAATTCTCTTTTGCCTATGAGCTGAATTGAAATACTAAAAGAAATACTACCATTATCAATTCATAATTTTCATAATCAAGCACAGCATATCAACCCAATTAAATTTTGTCCTATAACAACTAAAAGAAATACTACCATTATCACTTtacataattttcaaaaatcaaacaacaaattgaaagaaaaactTGCATAATAACTTCCAATTTTCGTTATTTTGGTCTAACCAAGAAAAAAAGCTTGTTAAAATACCTGCATCCTGAAGAAGAGAGTTCTCTCAAACAGAAATGGAAAATCTGATAATGATAAGGATGAGAGCTGATGAGAATGGCCAACTTCTTGTGTTTGTCTCTTGGTTTCGTGTTCTTTCTTCCTTACAACACTTGTCTCTCTAATCATTCACTGTCCATTTCTCCCATCATCAAAACGACAACAACAATAGAAGAACTTGTTACCgttaataaatcaattttttaccatagctttattttatttttctattatcatATAGTTTTAAAGATGGCTTTAtgaatgaaacaaaaataatcttaatttatatgaaatactAAAAGAAAATCAAGTCAGCTCCAATTAAGAGTCGGGTTGGGTACTTGCAAAAGATTGCACTTGAAATGCTGACACTTTAAACATTTTAACGAAAATATCATGTTATCATTTACAAGTTAAGCAGAGGAGCAAAGGACTCCAGAGACAAAGATGTGCTGATGGCATTATATACAGCTCTACAACCACTTCTAAACCAGCATAACCATAAAAAGCAACCGTTTTCTCATCATCATTGACTGCTAGGCGAAAACACCATGGGAATCAATTATCCCGTAGCTGCGCATCACGGCTTGTTAGAGGAACATATCGAACAGAAGTTTCACTCCGTACGCTAATAGAACCATCCTGGGCCTTGTCGATGACCTTCAGATCCTGGAAAATGTTACCCACTGGAATCACCATTCTACCACCAGGCTTCAGCTGATCAATAAGTGCTTGTGGAATTTCTGGTGCGGCTGCTCCGACGTGTATGGCATCATAAGGTGCAAACTCCGGCCAACCTTCTCTTCCATCTACCAACATTAGAGCAACTATTAGTCACAGTTcaacaaatttgaaatttagaCATCATAAATTTAAGTACCACTAGATTGTTCAACAGGTAACATTGGtcaatcaaataacaaaaatacaaatGATTGTCAATGAAATTTAGTTCCCCAAGTGAGCTTGTTGTAGAAAATCAATTGCCAACAAAGTTCTTTCTGAAAGGTGCCTACAAGATTCAAACATCCATTCGAAATTCCACGTCTGTCTGGATATGTATATATGCACATATTATAAAATCCTGATTCTAAGGAACCTATGTAAAATAACCTCAATATCAATTTACAATACTGTTTGGCGACTTAATCAACAATCTCCCATTTCCTCAAAGTTGGCAGAGAAAAAGAAACATTTAATTTCCTCTGAAAACAAATAATccccattttttaaaattttagaagcATACCCCCAACATGCACAGAGAGGGAACCTTCCTGTAATAATGGAGCTGCTGCACTTTTCTCGATATTCTTGATAGACGAAGTAACCAGTTCTGGAATATGTTCCACACCAACAGCACGACCTTGTGGTCCTACCATAATGGCCAAGCATGCTGTCAAGTACCCCGTACCTAAGATGCAAAAAGAAAACACAGCAAAACTCTCGGTCACTTTAGCCAGCAACGAAATGTTCATCATAGCAAGGAGAACCCACAGTATATTAGCATGGATACAAGAAAGACATGGTCCAGTCATTAAGTAAGTCAATCTGGAGAGAAATAGAACCTGAGCCAACATCTAATGCATGCATGCCAGGTTTCAGATGCTCCTCCAACAGCTGAAGGCATGTTGCATGCATATGAGGTGCAGAAATAGTAGCATTGTATCCTATTGGCATGGGGCTGTCAACATAAGCTTGAGTCCGTT is part of the Mercurialis annua linkage group LG3, ddMerAnnu1.2, whole genome shotgun sequence genome and encodes:
- the LOC130014456 gene encoding protein-L-isoaspartate O-methyltransferase 1-like isoform X1; translated protein: MIRETSVVRKKEHETKRQTQEVGHSHQLSSLSLSDFPFLFERTLFFRMQESWAGSGSNTSKTIVENLQLYGVISSKKVADVMETIDRALFVPDTTLAYVDRAMPIGHNATISAPHMHATCLQLLEEHLKPGMHALDVGSGTGYLTACFAIMVGPQGRAVGMEHIPELVISSIKNIQKSAAAPLLKEGFLSMHVGDGRQGWPEFAPYDAIHVGAAAPEIPQALLDQLKPGGRMVIPVGNIFQDLKIIDKKQDGSISARNETPVRYVPLTSRDDQLGES
- the LOC126671179 gene encoding protein-L-isoaspartate O-methyltransferase 1-like, producing MPMPISPTGAVAFNYRNSLIPPLKRIFIYNYSSYHHHHRRRRFLPLLRKTGHPKNLLYQFSILSPFPKFNCLFTGNSIFFRMERFWTGSSINKNKAMVEHLQHYGVISSKKVVEVMETIDRALFVPERTQAYVDSPMPIGYNATISAPHMHATCLQLLEEHLKPGMHALDVGSGTGYLTACLAIMVGPQGRAVGVEHIPELVTSSIKNIEKSAAAPLLQEGSLSVHVGDGREGWPEFAPYDAIHVGAAAPEIPQALIDQLKPGGRMVIPVGNIFQDLKVIDKAQDGSISVRSETSVRYVPLTSRDAQLRDN
- the LOC130014456 gene encoding protein-L-isoaspartate O-methyltransferase 1-like isoform X2; translation: MESWAGSGSNTSKTIVENLQLYGVISSKKVADVMETIDRALFVPDTTLAYVDRAMPIGHNATISAPHMHATCLQLLEEHLKPGMHALDVGSGTGYLTACFAIMVGPQGRAVGMEHIPELVISSIKNIQKSAAAPLLKEGFLSMHVGDGRQGWPEFAPYDAIHVGAAAPEIPQALLDQLKPGGRMVIPVGNIFQDLKIIDKKQDGSISARNETPVRYVPLTSRDDQLGES